From Loxodonta africana isolate mLoxAfr1 chromosome 2, mLoxAfr1.hap2, whole genome shotgun sequence, the proteins below share one genomic window:
- the ICE1 gene encoding little elongation complex subunit 1 isoform X1: MEIGGDFSASKNVDKEMPSGPSYGNEDRNPESVMPCQNDDESIDFSDHDPFFDEDLQAAMDFFRRPPPLLSPVPSPPLMSSPHLGPAPSSLALETCFGECTESSEDDSAQHRNSAEPVLEDDTAESQNYFGSFMGNEGSTTLFKQPTPHDAFQAPNTSGVNEATTVPLRTLTPGLQEHPTTHSLASEEHPTTSLQLMNVKNGGISDDTKRQTEVREVDKSVQTEEAVDEPPGALGVGKLSGSSAATGRSALCFSPLSKRPLSELLESGTLLSKIIGSPKSELTRRTLADEIASKSKRARTISELFRRVCREMEKERGGLRGLLLGELSESEEETPGDSVLAAGLDVDAGFSSSSTSGALSVCSGPPSSSGLQYDNDTRSPPRRVCTEVPHSEQRPAFAASSLFSLQSEVAPERSVGGNELEKSLRALHPELGAFNFNNRSSSEVECTKIVKGVTKIYSLPQSVFMKSTKDGQGESKGPRTDPALDKSGVTPSVSSQGDLVTSGFGFVKSSSWHHSDLLRRNEQGSLRAEWKHEQETSHQVGKAMPLLENRGSAPGLEPPTENNSPVQFKAASLLPNQVSVITKQVKPEKIRSAALERFRLQESEPALATENLRPGTDPMASTLKHGGDRQDETQMVSEVAATKRTSPEVSPSQRQLDSDSPSTVLPVENFPCSTNSRLTFSFKNIPVQHQDVVTEASAQEERQKQSQPLPTTNLEADKLPATKVIASGVCPSEEAPRGDPGGSACEAQAAAGGSPGTPQKSKGTLELTSRAPSGPVLEGSATTVTTSSSAFCRKDEEVRALTQNRLPDTVYCYTGLREGVADDTEVEESEAFSCSEGENESGPVVGGGQQDIADRPLTDSDTNAGAPETRPSIEVGHLTSALQGVDINALSEIDRLSTSEVVRFLESCQLRDSSSGDSLSECSSREALSKETSKELKESAVSGEECRKQPCEEETLETSEESVLLEEDDYPLGKTSPLPECSLETLSEVLTKIGPEPQAHCEDSDAKSTKDLLPVNMPNSMTTENLEEKVLSHETANSLPYTLELPPLTDVDTKSSPPIGDGPIDETLQSTPEDGSNVAGQVEGREDVLLKSGEPVSLGSSSIVEQASEQSSNGEAELAFQCQISTVTSEVINVLINKDQNLVIEKGDNWTIINGVAVMPSVDQVILCDSPEDTQITLDQEELEAGFIAVTSAEKSPEAPRTGCPFQEPQCGSHPSHTPEDAPSSGLSTNFDKSRLRNRPVKPSVRISSQIYSQDFECQIVASDHTYYNSKLEPCGKNKNRSKTSNKDQSAKPGKTSASSRVESNQSEISQSFSGERGNAKTQRSQTQTILANADTSTPPECSTDTLSKIRQEVGPPLPPLLAPLIATPPRTLRPVSPLMSSCSPSSPASPLRQVSPFCDILASPLPSPPPEDAGLTPPACASPSPSTAPASERVLSSPLQFCAATPKHALPVPGRLPLLAPGHTAVAGAQENSVKILDTMYPELSARARTLSILKGNIQLNRGPPADRKSLPGPVSAITGFKAITSMSTAFVKTRGNAGSDCTQDKSRDLGAQQDSSGKRTLSTSTLRSAKRLRLDTGSSESETREGGTEGIGRSLRRNFPQAEVVPANGQRSCFVPAANTVSQLPSNPKETVESHDKTIANALKKIAESSFDLLPVIRSHVYVGNISKKPVMRDQEKEVVYEFSTTKKHLAECLLHSILSELNVQKTSTEDHNYIHALCRVYVGICRQLGDLERARLFCYSILKEDFPESDKLTLFIANMWHDVFISQSVINKAMQLVARQRAKGEVLNCLRAFLNWEKSAPVDVGFMVSKLLLTIQLCPKTEFQSSEKFGEDLSDNTWEYIFAIDLLCCHQKWIWTHDNIISKELWPVMDKWIKYRKGHVNIGHTPDVIIASVLRLIGRLGQLGLKEGFPSAVKNISAVIGMFIQHAQDEDIPWGVQLAAVYALCDLSPSNPTEISKILEAWRKEASQSVPAAIVSYLEEAGALCMEEHS, translated from the exons ATGGAGATCGGTGGTGATTTTTCCGCAAGTAAAAATGTGGACAAAGAGATGCCCAGTGGACCCAGTTACGGGAACGAGGACAGAAATCCTGAGTCTGTAATGCCATGTCAAAATGATGATGAGAGCATTGACTTTTCTGATCACGACCCTTTTTTTGATGAAGACCTTCAAGCTGCAATGGACTTCTTCAGACGTCCCCCTCCTCTTTTGTCTCCGGTGCCGTCACCCCCTCTGATGTCGTCACCACACCTGGGGCCCGCACCTTCCTCGCTTGCACTT GAAACCTGCTTTGGTGAGTGTACAGAGTCCAGCGAAGATGACTCAGCTCAGCATCGTAATTCCGCTGAACCTGTTTTAGAAGATGATACAGCTGAATCACAGAACTATTTTGGCTCATTCATGGGAAATGAAGGAAGCACCACCCTGTTCAAACAGCCCACACCACACGATGCTTTCCAAGCTCCAAACACGTCAGGAGTAAATGAAGCCACAACTGTTCCACTCAGGACCTTGACACCAGGGCTGCAAGAACATCCAACCACACACTCTTTGGCTAGTGAAGAACACCCGACCACGTCATTGCAACTCATGAATGTTAAAAATGGAGGTATTTCAGatgacacaaaaagacaaactgaGGTTAGAGAGGTGGATAAGTCTGTTCAGACTGAGGAAGCGGTCGATGAGCCGCCTGGAGCTCTGGGCGTCGGGAAGTTATCTGGCAGCTCAGCGGCCACTGGGCGGTCAGCATTGTGTTTCTCCCCCCTTAGCAAGAGGCCGTTAAGTGAACTCCTGGAATCTGGAACGCTCTTATCCAAAATAATAGGATCACCCAAGTCAGAGCTTACTAGGCGAACACTTGCTGATGAAATCGCTTCTAAATCAAAGCGTGCACGGACAATTTCTGAGCTCTTCCGCCGAGTGTGCAGAGAAATGGAAAAGGAAAGAGGAGGCCTGCGAGGGCTCCTTTTAGGAGAATTATCCGAATCAGAAGAAGAAACCCCAGGTGACTCTGTGCTCGCAGCAGGGCTCGATGTTGACGCTGGTTTTTCATCCTCTTCTACCTCTGGAGCATTGTCGGTTTGCAGTGGTCCCCCGTCTTCCTCTGGGTTACAGTATGATAACGATACACGTAGTCCACCCAGAAGAGTCTGTACTGAAGTGCCTCATTCAGAACAAAGACCAGCCTTTGCAGCATCCAGCCTCTTTAGTCTGCAATCTGAGGTTGCACCCGAGCGCTCTGTAGGCGGAAACGAGCTGGAGAAGAGCTTGCGTGCTTTGCACCCTGAGTTGGGAGCATTTAATTTCAATAATCGGAGTAGCAGTGAGGTAGAATGTACAAAAATTGTAAAAGGCGTGACCAAAATCTACTCACTGCCTCAGTCAGTATTTATGAAGTCTACAAAAGACGGACAGGGTGAAAGCAAAGGTCCTAGAACCGACCCCGCGCTAGACAAGTCAGGCGTCACACCTTCAGTGAGTTCTCAGGGTGACTTGGTCACGAGTGGCTTTGGTTTTGTTAAAAGCTCTTCATGGCACCATAGTGATTTATTGAGGAGAAATGAGCAAGGAAGCCTAAGAGCTGAATGGAAACACGAACAAGAGACTAGCCATCAGGTAGGAAAGGCAATGCCGTTGTTAGAAAACAGAGGATCGGCACCCGGACTTGAACCGCCTACAGAAAATAACAGTCCTGTACAGTTCAAGGCTGCTTCGTTGCTGCCCAATCAAGTGTCGGTTATCACAAAGCAGGTGAAACCTGAAAAGATCCGAAGTGCTGCATTGGAACGCTTCAGACTGCAGGAGAGCGAGCCTGCATTAGCAACAGAAAATCTTCGTCCTGGAACCGATCCCATGGCATCTACATTGAAACATGGTGGGGACAGACAGGATGAAACACAAATGGTCAGCGAGGTGGCTGCTACGAAAAGGACTTCACCAGAAGTTTCCCCTTCTCAGAGACAGTTAGATTCAGATTCTCCAAGTACTGTTTTACCGGTAGAAAATTTTCCTTGTTCCACAAATAGTCGATTaactttctcttttaaaaacatCCCAGTTCAACACCAAGATGTTGTGACGGAAGCTTCTGCCCAGGAGGAGCGGCAAAAGCAAAGTCAGCCCCTCCCTACCACAAATCTGGAAGCCGATAAACTTCCAGCCACAAAAGTCATCGCATCAGGAGTCTGTCCCTCTGAGGAAGCACCCCGTGGAGACCCAGGAGGGTCTGCCTGTGAGGCCCAAGCTGCTGCAGGTGGCTCTCCGGGCACACCGCAGAAGTCTAAGGGGACTTTGGAGCTGACATCCAGAGCTCCCAGTGGTCCTGTTTTGGAAGGTTCTGCCACCACGGTTACCACTTCTTCCTCAGCGTTTTGCAGAAAAGATGAAGAGGTGCGTGCTCTTACCCAGAATAGACTTCCTGATACTGTGTATTGCTACACAGGCCTTCGAGAGGGGGTTGCGGATGACACTGAGGTAGAGGAGAGTGAGGCCTTCAGCTGCAGTGAGGGTGAAAATGAGAGTGGACCTGTGGTGGGGGGTGGCCAGCAGGACATCGCGGACAGACCCCTAACCGATTCAGACACAAATGCTGGCGCACCAGAGACAAGGCCTTCCATAGAGGTGGGTCATCTGACCTCCGCTCTGCAGGGTGTGGACATAAACGCTCTTTCTGAGATAGACAGACTTTCTACATCGGAGGTCGTCAGGTTCCTTGAAAGTTGTCAGTTAAGGGACAGTAGTTCAGGGGACTCCCTTTCTGAATGTTCTAGCAGAGAGGCCTTGAGTAAGGAAACGAGCAAAGAGCTGAAGGAAAGTGCAGTGTCAGGAGAAGAGTGCAGGAAGCAGCCTTGTGAAGAAGAAACACTGGAAACCTCTGAAGAGTCAGTCTTGTTGGAGGAAGACGATTACCCTTTGGGAAAGACGAGTCCACTTCCTGAGTGTTCTTTGGAAACACTGTCTGAGGTTCTTACCAAGATTGGGCCAGAACCTCAAGCACATTGTGAGGATTCTGATGCTAAAAGTACTAAGGATTTATTGCCCGTAAATATGCCTAACAGCATGACAActgaaaatttagaagaaaaagttCTATCTCACGAAACAGCTAACTCCTTACCATACACTTTAGAACTACCACCTCTAACAGACGTGGACACTAAAAGCAGTCCTCCCATCGGTGATGGACCTATTGATGAAACCCTTCAAAGCACACCTGAGGATGGTTCAAATGTAGCTGGGCAGGTGGAGGGTAGGGAAGATGTCCTGTTGAAATCCGGGGAACCAGTATCTCTGGGCTCCAGCTCGATAGTGGAGCAGGCATCTGAGCAAAGCTCTAACGGAGAGGCTGAGTTGGCATTTCAGTGTCAGATATCGACAGTCACCTCAGAAGTTATCAACGTGCTCATAAATAAGGACCAAAATCTAGTGATTGAAAAGGGGGACAACTGGACAATCATAAATGGTGTGGCGGTCATGCCAAGCGTGGACCAGGTCATACTGTGTGACTCCCCAGAGGACACCCAGATTACTCTGGATCAAGAAGAACTGGAAGCTGGTTTTATTGCGGTTACTTCCGCAGAGAAGTCCCCAGAAGCCCCTCGGACGGGCTGTCCGTTCCAGGAGCCTCAGTGTGGCAGTCATCCTTCACACACCCCAGAGGATGCTCCAAGCAGTGGCCTGAGCACCAACTTTGATAAAAGCCGTCTGCGGAATAGACCCGTGAAACCTAGTGTGCGGATTAGTTCTCAGATATACAGCCAAGATTTTGAGTGTCAGATTGTTGCATCTGATCACACATATTATAACTCAAAACTTGAGCCGTGTGGCAAAAATAAAAATCGATCAAAAACTTCAAACAAAGATCAATCAGCCAAACCAGGAAAGACTTCAGCATCAAGCAGAGTTGAAAGTAATCAAAGTGAAATTTCTCAGTCATTTTCAGGGGAAAGAGGTAATGCGAAAACTCAGAGAAGTCAAACCCAAACCATCCTAGCCAACGCTGATACATCTACCCCTCCAGAATGTTCCACTGACACGCTGAGTAAGATTCGGCAGGAGGTGGGTCCTCCTCTGCCCCCTCTCCTTGCCCCTCTGATAGCTACACCTCCCAGGACCCTGCGGCCGGTTTCTCCTCTGATGTCCAGCTGCAGCCCTTCCTCTCCAGCTTCTCCTCTCCGCCAGGTTTCTCCGTTTTGTGACATACTAGCGTCTCCTTTGCCGTCGCCTCCGCCGGAAGATGCAGGGCTCACCCCTCCTGCCTGTGCTTCTCCATCTCCATCCACTGCGCCAGCGAGTGAGAGGGTACTGTCCTCCCCTCTGCAGTTTTGTGCTGCCACACCAAAGCACGCGCTTCCTGTGCCTGGCCGACTCCCCCTACTGGCACCTGGCCATACTGCTGTGGCAGGTGCACAGGAGAATTCTGTTAAAATCCTCGACACcatgtacccagagttatctgcCAGGGCCCGGACCCTCAGCATCCTCAAAGGGAACATTCAGCTCAACAGAGGTCCGCCTGCTGACCGTAAGAGTTTACCAGGGCCTGTCAGTGCCATCACGGGATTCAAAGCCATCACCTCAATGTCAACTGCTTTTGTGAAGACTCGGGGCAATGCTGGTAGTGACTGTACCCAAGATAAGTCAAGAGATTTAGGTGCTCAGCAGGACTCTAGTGGGAAGAGGACGTTGTCAACGTCTACCTTACGGAGTGCTAAACGATTACGCCTGGACACTGGGTCCTCAGAATCAGAAACCAGGGAAGGTGGGACAGAAGGAATTGGCAGAAGCCTGCGAAGGAACTTCCCTCAAGCTGAAGTTGTACCAGCAAATGGGCAAAGAAGTTGTTTTGTCCCAGCTGCCAATACAGTTTCTCAATTACCTTCAAACCCGAAAGAAACTGTGGAATCCCACGATAAAACCATAGCTAACGCGCTGAAGAAAATTGCAGAGTCGTCCTTTGATTTGTTACCTGTCATTCGTAGCCATGTATATGTGGGGAATATCTCCAAAAAGCCTGTCATGAGAGATCAAGAGAAAGAAGTGGTTTATGAATTTAGCACAACAAAAAAG cATCTGGCAGAGTGCCTGCTTCACTCCATCCTCTCAGAACTGAACGTTCAGAAGACATCCACAGAAGATCACAATTACATCCATGCCCTCTGCAGAGTGTATGTGGGGATTTGTCGCCAACTCGGAGACCTGGAAAGAGCTCGCCTGTTTTGCTACAGCATACTTAAGGAAG atTTTCCTGAGTCTGACAAATTGACTTTATTTATTGCAAACATGTGGCATGATGTATTTATCTCCCAATCAGTGATTAATAAAGCCATGCAGTTAGTTGCCAGGCAACGTGCTAAAGGAGAGGTTCTGAACTGTTTGAGAGCTTTTCTCAATTGGGAGAAG aGTGCTCCTGTAGATGTTGGCTTCATGGTTTCTAAGCTGCTTTTGACAATACAGTTGTGTCCAAAAACAGAATTTCAGTCGAGTGAGAAGTTTGGTGAAGACCTGAGTGATAATACATGGGAATACATATTTGCCATTGATCTGCTCTGCTGCCATCAGAAGTGGATTTGGACACATGACAACATCATAAG